In Nostocoides sp. HKS02, the DNA window GCCAGGAAGGACCCACCGATGAGGGCGACGGCCGCGATGACCAGGTCGATCAGACCCGAGGCCGCCCGCGACGCCACGCCGGCCACGGGGAGCTCCACGGCCACGCCCTCGCCGGTGACGATGTCGTCGCTGGCGTAGCGGCGGTAACCGGCCCCCGTGCTCATGCCGGAAGCATAGAGTGACGCCCGTGGATCTGGACGCGTATGCCGCCGCGCGCGGCAGGCAGTGGGGGCGCCTCGAGGAGCTCGTGCGACGGCGCCGGCTGACCGGCGCGGAGGGCGACGAGCTGCTGGACCTCTACCAGCGCGTGTCGACAGACCTGTCGGTGGTGCGGTCGGCTAGCCCTGACCCGTCCGTCGTCTCCTACCTGTCGCTGCTGCTGACTCGGGCGCGGCTCGAGATGGTGGGCACGCGCACGAGCACCTGGACCGACGCCCTGCGGTTCTTCACCCGGACCTTTCCCGCCGCGCTCTACCGGACCCGGTGGTGGTGGGTGGCGACTGCCCTGACCAGCGTCCTCGTCGCGGTGCTCATCGCCGCGTGGACGCTGCGGCATCCGGAGGTCTACACCAGCCAGCTCAGCCCGGCCGAGATCAGGGCCTACGTCGGCACCGACTTCCAGCACTACTACTCGGAGTTCCCGCACCACGAGTTCGCGACCGAGGTGTGGGTCAACAACGCCTGGGTCGCGGCGCAGTGCATCGCCGGTGGCGTCCTGGGCCTTCCGGTCCTCTACGTGGTGTTCCAGAACGTCATGAACCTCGGCGTGGTCGCGGCGCTGATGATCTCGCACGACCGCACCAGCCTGTTCTTCGGGCTGATCCTGCCGCACGGGCTGCTCGAGCTGACCGCGGTGTTCGTGGCCGGGGCGATAGGGCTGAGGCTGTGCTGGTCGTGGGTCGAGCCGGGGCCCCGCACGCGGCTGCAGTCCCTTGCCGCCGAGGGCCGCACTGCCGTCGCCGTCGCCCTCGGCCTGGTGTTCGTGCTGTTGGTCAGTGGGGCCATCGAGGGCTTCGTCACGCCGTCGGGGCTGCCGACCTGGGCACGGATCGGGGTCGGGCTGGTCGCCGAGAGCGGCTTCCTCGCCTATGTGTTCGTGGTGGGGCGGGCCGCCCACCGTGCCGGGGTCACCGGCGACGTCGAGGCCCGCGACGCCGGCGACGCCCCACTGCTCGTGGGCTGACCTGTCGGGCGCGGTGACGCGGCGCTGGTCGGGCGCGGTGACGCGGCGCTGGTCGGGCGCGGTGACGCGGCGCTGGTCGGGCGTGGTGAGCGGCGCTCAGAGCAGGCCGTGTCGTTTCAGCATGAGGTAGTGGTCGGCCAGCCGGGCCGGCAACAGCTCCGGCGGCTCGTCGAGGACGTCCACGCCGAGCTGGCCGAGCGCAGTCGCCGTTCGTTCGCGCAGGGCGGTGGTGCGTTCGGCAGCGGCGGCGTCGTAGACCCCGGCCACGGTGTCCCTGTCGATGCGCATCCGGGCCACGGCCGGATCAGCCACGGAGGCCACGACGACCCGGTGGTGGGCGCACAGGGCCGGGAGGACCGGGAGCAGTCCCTGCTCGATCGCCGAAGACTCCAGCGGGGTGAGGAGGACGACGAGGGCGCGCTGGGTGCCCAGTCGGGAGACCTCGGTGGCGAGCAGGCTCCAGTCCGCCTCGACGAGTCGGGACTCGATCGGGGCCAGCGTGCTGATGGTGTCGTGCAGCAGCGTGGCCCGGTCGCCCCCGGAGGCACGGGCGACCACGCTGCGGTCGCCCGCGAACACCTGAACCCGGTCGCGGGCGTGGCCGGCCAGTGCGGTGAGTAGCAGCGCGGCATCCATCGCGGCGTCGAGCCGCGGGGCGTCGCCCACGCGGCCGGCCGAGGTCCGCGAGGTGTCGACGACGATGACGATGCGGCGGTGCTGCTCGGGCTGCCAGGTCCGCACGACCAGGTGTTGCCGGCGGGCGGTCGCGCGCCAGTCGATGCTGCGCACGTCGTCGCCGTCGACGTAGTCGCGCAGGCTGTCGAACTCGGTGCCCTGGCCCCGGGTGCGCAGTGCCGCCCGCCCGTCGAGCTGTCGCAGCACCGCCAGCCGGCTAGGGAGGTGCTTGCGCGCGGGGAACGGATGCAGCACGCGCAGCCTGCCGGGCACCTCCACTGACCGCTGCCGGGCGGCGAGGCCCAGCGGACCGGCCGAGCGCACCGTGACGCGGTGCGCGATCCGGTCACCGCGACGCGTGGGGTCGAGCGTGGTCGTCACCCGGGTGCGTTCGCCCGCCGGGACCGCGAGGGTATGCCGTGTGGTGGCCGCCCCCGCCGAGGGCGGCCAGGCGTCGCGCAGCGCACCCCGGACCTGGCGCCGACCGGTGTTGGTCACGAGCAGTGCGGTCGAGGTGCGCTCGCCGAGCCGGACCTGCCCGGGGCCCACGCGCTCGAAGGCGAGAGCCTTCGGCGAGCTCGCCAGCAACAGGTCCAGGCCGACGAGGACGACCATCGCCAGGACCCACCACCGGACCGTGGTGGCATCGGGCCACACGGCGACGGGGACCAGCCCGAGCAGGGCCAGCACCACCGCACGGTAGGTCAGGGCCATCAGCGCGGGACCGGCACGGCCCCGAGGGCGCTGTGCAGGACTGCGCCCACGCTGACGCCTTCCAGCTCGGCCTCGGGCCGCAGCGACAGCCGGTGGGCGAGCGTGGCGTGCGCCAGCGCCTTGACGTCGTCGGGCGTGACGTAGCCGCGGCCGTTCATCCACGCCCACGCTCGGGAGGTAGCCATCAGCGCGGTGGCGCCGCGTGGGCTCACCCCGAGCGCAACCGAGGGGGAGGTGCGGGTCGCCCGGGCGATGTCGACGATGTATGCCGTGACCTCCTCGGAGATCTCGACGGTACGGACCGCCTCGGCGCCCGCCGCGAGGTCGTCGACCGACGCGACCGGGCGCAGTCCAGCGGCCGCCAGATCGCGCGGGTCGAACCCGGTGGCGTGCCTGCGGAGCACGGCGATCTCGTCGTCGCGGGGCGGCACGGGCAGGCTGACCTTGAGCAGGAACCGGTCCAGCTGGGCCTCGGGCAGCGGGTAGGTGCCTTCGTACTCGACGGGGTTCTGGGTGGCGGCGACCATGAACGGCACCGGGAGCGGGTGGGCACGCCCGTCGACACTGACCTGACGCTCCTCCATGGCCTCGAGCAGGGCGGACTGCGTCTTCGGGGGCGTCCGGTTGATCTCGTCGGCGAGCAGCAGGTTCGTGAAGACCGGGCCCGCGCGGAAGGTGAAGTCGCTCGTGGAGGCGTCGTAGATCAGCGATCCGGTGAGGTCACCGGGCATGAGGTCCGGGGTGAACTGGACTCGCTTGGTCTCGACGGACAAGGCAGCGGCAAGGCTGCGGACGAGGAGGGTCTTGGCGACGCCCGGCACACCCTCGAGGAGGATGTGCCCGCCCGTGAGCAGGGCCACCAGCAGCCCGGCGACCGCGGCATCCTGGCCGACGACCGCCTTGGCCACCTCGGCGCGGACGGCGAGCAGCGCGGCGCGCGCGTCCGGCGCTGCGGCGGCCGGGCCGTCCTGTGCAGGCACGGTCTGGGTTGGTGCGGGGTAGTCGGTCATGAGGTACGGACCCTCTCCTCGAGCTCGGTCAGCGAGCTGGCCACGGTGTGCAGCTCGACATCGGTGGTGGGTGGCGGCCCGGTGAGCAGGGCAGCGACGTGCGTCAACGGCATACCGGAGGCGGCGGCGGCCGCGCGCACGACATCCGCCACGTCCCCTGGGGGCACCGCGAGCCGACGGGCGAGCCGCCCGGTGGTCGCCGAGCGGAGGATGGTGGCCGCGCGGCCACGGTCGCCGGCCCGGCGGTAGAGGCGACCACGGCTCTCGGTGGTCTCCACGGCGCGGACGACGACCGGCAGCGGTTCGGCGACGAGCGAGCCCATCCGGCGCCCGCGCACGACGGCGAGAACGAGGACCGCGATCGCGAGCACCGCCGCGCCCGGGGCCAGCCAGGGGGGCCAGGGCGAGGGCGTCGCGCGCCCGGAGGCATTGACGAGGTCGTCGAGGCCGGGCTGGTACCAGAGCAGGCGGGGGAGTGGCCGAGCGCCCGGACGGCCAACCCGGCGTGCGAGGCCTGCGTGACATAGCGGTTGGTGAAGGCGGAGGCAAAACCGAGCGCGACGACCTCGGGCTGGTCGGAGGTGGCTGGCTGGGTCGCCATCAGGGCACCGAAGGTGGGGTCGGGTCGCGTGGTCCCGTGCCTGCTCGGGTCGGACAGGACGAAGCACAGCTGGGCTGCGGGTCCGCGAGCGCTGTCGGGGCGCGCGAACCGGACGTCGGACTCGCTCACCGTGTCGTCGGCGCGCGCGATCGGGCTGGTGCACCCCGCCGAGCCGTCCGAGGGGGGCGCGGGCGCCGAGACCAGCTCCAGCCCGAGCGCCGTCAGCTGGTCGCTGCTCGGCGAGAGCAGCACGAGCCGGTCAGCGTGGGCGGCCGTGGCGCGCATCCGCACGGCGCTGTCGTAGCCGAGGTACTCGGGGTTCGCCAGGACGACGGTGACGCCAGGGGCCGGAGCGGCGTCGGCGAGCGCCTGCGCTGACCGGACGACCTGCACGTCCACGCCGTGGTGGCGCAGCGCCTGGACGAGCGCCTTGCCACCGCTCGGGCCGGCGCTGTCGGGGTCGAGGTCCTGGGACGGTCCGGAGTTGGCGAGGCTGATCGCCACGAGGACGGCCACGCCTATGGCGACGACCAGCAGCCAGGCGCCGCGGGCCCGGATGCGGCTCAGGCGGGACGCGGTCACGACCGGACCTCCGCGGCGATCCGCGGCCGGGTGCGCAGCAGGGCGTCGTCGAGCTCGGCGGCATCATGCGCCTGCCTGCTCGTGGCCCGCTCGTGGCCGTAACGAACCGCGTCGAACGCGGCTGCGGCTGCAGCGAGCGGCGCGCGGTGGTCGGGGAAGACGGGGGCCAGGGCGACCGCCACCTCGTGCGCGGTCCTGCCGGGCAGCTCCCCGAGCAGGGTGCGCTCGACGGCCGAGGCCGCGAGGGCGCGGTACCGGTCGAGCAGGACCGCGTCCCAGTCGGCGCGGGCGAGCGCCAGGGCCGCACGCCCGCGGTAGTCGGCGGCGCTCAACCCCTCGTCGTCCATCGTCCCCGCTGTGGCGCGGCGGGTGCGCGACAGGGCGCGGGCTTCGGGGCGGACCAGGCGCGACACCACCAGCACCGCCACGGCCACGAACACCAGCGCGACGACCCCGGCCACCCAGGCAGGGAAGCCGCCGGGGCCGTGACCGCCGAACCGGCCCAGGAGGTTGGCGATCCACTCCACCAACCGCTGGAACCACGATGGCTGGGTCGTGTAGCTCCCGTGGGCGAACTC includes these proteins:
- a CDS encoding stage II sporulation protein M, with the translated sequence MDLDAYAAARGRQWGRLEELVRRRRLTGAEGDELLDLYQRVSTDLSVVRSASPDPSVVSYLSLLLTRARLEMVGTRTSTWTDALRFFTRTFPAALYRTRWWWVATALTSVLVAVLIAAWTLRHPEVYTSQLSPAEIRAYVGTDFQHYYSEFPHHEFATEVWVNNAWVAAQCIAGGVLGLPVLYVVFQNVMNLGVVAALMISHDRTSLFFGLILPHGLLELTAVFVAGAIGLRLCWSWVEPGPRTRLQSLAAEGRTAVAVALGLVFVLLVSGAIEGFVTPSGLPTWARIGVGLVAESGFLAYVFVVGRAAHRAGVTGDVEARDAGDAPLLVG
- a CDS encoding DUF58 domain-containing protein, which produces MALTYRAVVLALLGLVPVAVWPDATTVRWWVLAMVVLVGLDLLLASSPKALAFERVGPGQVRLGERTSTALLVTNTGRRQVRGALRDAWPPSAGAATTRHTLAVPAGERTRVTTTLDPTRRGDRIAHRVTVRSAGPLGLAARQRSVEVPGRLRVLHPFPARKHLPSRLAVLRQLDGRAALRTRGQGTEFDSLRDYVDGDDVRSIDWRATARRQHLVVRTWQPEQHRRIVIVVDTSRTSAGRVGDAPRLDAAMDAALLLTALAGHARDRVQVFAGDRSVVARASGGDRATLLHDTISTLAPIESRLVEADWSLLATEVSRLGTQRALVVLLTPLESSAIEQGLLPVLPALCAHHRVVVASVADPAVARMRIDRDTVAGVYDAAAAERTTALRERTATALGQLGVDVLDEPPELLPARLADHYLMLKRHGLL
- a CDS encoding MoxR family ATPase produces the protein MTDYPAPTQTVPAQDGPAAAAPDARAALLAVRAEVAKAVVGQDAAVAGLLVALLTGGHILLEGVPGVAKTLLVRSLAAALSVETKRVQFTPDLMPGDLTGSLIYDASTSDFTFRAGPVFTNLLLADEINRTPPKTQSALLEAMEERQVSVDGRAHPLPVPFMVAATQNPVEYEGTYPLPEAQLDRFLLKVSLPVPPRDDEIAVLRRHATGFDPRDLAAAGLRPVASVDDLAAGAEAVRTVEISEEVTAYIVDIARATRTSPSVALGVSPRGATALMATSRAWAWMNGRGYVTPDDVKALAHATLAHRLSLRPEAELEGVSVGAVLHSALGAVPVPR
- a CDS encoding DUF4350 domain-containing protein, yielding MTASRLSRIRARGAWLLVVAIGVAVLVAISLANSGPSQDLDPDSAGPSGGKALVQALRHHGVDVQVVRSAQALADAAPAPGVTVVLANPEYLGYDSAVRMRATAAHADRLVLLSPSSDQLTALGLELVSAPAPPSDGSAGCTSPIARADDTVSESDVRFARPDSARGPAAQLCFVLSDPSRHGTTRPDPTFGALMATQPATSDQPEVVALGFASAFTNRYVTQASHAGLAVRALGHSPACSGTSPASTTSSMPPGARRPRPGPPGWPRARRCSRSRSSFSPSCAGAGWARSSPNRCRSSSAPWRPPRAVVASTAGPATVAARPPSSARRPPGGSPVGSRCPQGTWRMSCARPPPPPVCR
- a CDS encoding DUF4129 domain-containing protein, with the protein product MTFPFDGPPLDPSSPTAQQWLRDEFAHGSYTTQPSWFQRLVEWIANLLGRFGGHGPGGFPAWVAGVVALVFVAVAVLVVSRLVRPEARALSRTRRATAGTMDDEGLSAADYRGRAALALARADWDAVLLDRYRALAASAVERTLLGELPGRTAHEVAVALAPVFPDHRAPLAAAAAAFDAVRYGHERATSRQAHDAAELDDALLRTRPRIAAEVRS